One part of the Novipirellula aureliae genome encodes these proteins:
- the acpP gene encoding acyl carrier protein gives MASVEERVIDIVAEQLGVDKDKITLETSFVNDLGADSLDTVELVMELEEEFDISIPDEAAEKIQKVGEAVDFIESSKGEDA, from the coding sequence ATGGCTAGCGTCGAAGAACGCGTTATCGATATTGTGGCTGAACAGCTTGGCGTCGATAAAGACAAGATTACCCTCGAAACTTCGTTTGTGAACGATCTCGGTGCCGATTCGCTCGATACCGTCGAATTGGTCATGGAACTCGAAGAAGAGTTCGATATCAGCATTCCCGATGAGGCAGCTGAAAAGATTCAAAAGGTCGGCGAGGCAGTCGACTTTATCGAAAGCTCAAAAGGCGAAGATGCCTAA
- the fabG gene encoding 3-oxoacyl-[acyl-carrier-protein] reductase encodes MELSISVDLKGQVAIVTGASQGLGKAVAVALGQNGAHVVCCARNAEKLAATVSEIEAAGGSAEALSVDVTDRQAAADAIKDTHKKHGRLDILVNNAGITRDKLMRGMSDEEWDDVIATNLTSCFVCCRAAAGVMRKAKYGRIINMASISGLIGNPGQANYSASKAGMIGMTRTMSKELVNRGVTVNAVAPGFIASEMTQELGDVVLEEVKKRIPAKRVGEPEDVAAAVLFLASKDAGYVSGQTIVVDGGMTG; translated from the coding sequence ATGGAATTGTCTATTTCTGTTGACCTGAAGGGTCAGGTTGCCATTGTGACCGGAGCGTCGCAAGGGCTTGGTAAAGCCGTTGCCGTGGCGCTCGGGCAGAACGGCGCCCACGTCGTTTGCTGTGCCCGCAACGCCGAAAAGCTAGCCGCGACGGTGAGCGAGATCGAAGCCGCGGGCGGATCTGCCGAGGCCCTGTCGGTCGACGTGACCGACCGCCAAGCGGCTGCCGATGCGATCAAAGACACGCACAAGAAGCATGGTCGGCTCGATATCTTGGTAAACAACGCCGGGATCACTCGCGATAAGCTGATGCGCGGCATGTCGGACGAAGAATGGGACGATGTCATTGCCACCAACTTGACAAGCTGTTTCGTTTGCTGCCGTGCCGCCGCAGGCGTGATGCGAAAAGCCAAATATGGCCGGATCATCAACATGGCCAGCATTTCGGGTCTGATCGGCAACCCGGGACAAGCCAACTATTCGGCGAGCAAGGCGGGCATGATCGGCATGACGCGAACGATGAGCAAGGAGTTGGTCAACCGCGGGGTCACGGTCAACGCGGTCGCGCCTGGGTTTATCGCCAGCGAAATGACCCAAGAGCTCGGCGACGTTGTTTTGGAAGAAGTCAAAAAGCGGATTCCTGCGAAACGAGTGGGTGAACCAGAGGACGTCGCGGCGGCCGTGCTTTTCCTGGCGTCAAAGGACGCGGGCTATGTCTCCGGCCAAACGATCGTCGTCGATGGTGGAATGACGGGCTAA
- the rpmF gene encoding 50S ribosomal protein L32: MAVPKRKHSNSRTGKRRSHDHVKRRQVSYCPQCSDAVPTHTVCPKCGYYQGRTVVEQADD, encoded by the coding sequence ATGGCCGTCCCCAAACGAAAACATTCCAACAGCCGAACCGGAAAACGCCGATCTCACGACCACGTCAAACGACGTCAAGTGAGCTATTGTCCTCAGTGCAGCGACGCCGTGCCGACCCATACCGTTTGCCCGAAATGCGGGTATTACCAGGGCCGAACCGTCGTCGAACAAGCGGACGATTAA
- the fabD gene encoding ACP S-malonyltransferase, with amino-acid sequence MALDVESVGILFPGQGAQAIGMGSWLCEHYPEARHRFDAASEVLGYDLAKLCVEGPAEKLNATEFCQPALFVVGMAAADALAIERPEWIDSIKSTAGLSLGEYTSVCFAGGMRFEDAVAVVKRRGEAMQAASDVVESGMASVVGLELEKLQAVCDEARQDEEVLRPANLLCPGNIAISGHLSAIDRAEPIAETAGAMKVIRLTVAGAFHTSLMQSAVEKLAEALDAVEMADTRIPVYSNVDGMPHTKASEIKDLLSRQVVNPVLWEASIRKMMEDGIKGFMEAGTGRILQGTLKRIHRKTPSEGFGDGP; translated from the coding sequence ATGGCACTCGATGTGGAATCTGTCGGTATTTTGTTCCCCGGCCAAGGTGCCCAAGCGATTGGCATGGGGTCGTGGCTTTGCGAGCATTATCCCGAAGCGCGTCATCGGTTTGACGCTGCGTCGGAGGTGTTGGGCTATGACCTAGCGAAGCTCTGCGTCGAAGGGCCAGCCGAAAAGCTTAATGCAACGGAATTTTGCCAACCCGCACTCTTTGTGGTCGGCATGGCCGCCGCGGACGCCTTGGCGATCGAGCGGCCTGAATGGATCGACTCGATCAAGTCGACGGCCGGGCTTAGCCTAGGTGAATACACCTCGGTTTGCTTCGCTGGTGGCATGAGGTTTGAGGATGCCGTTGCCGTTGTCAAGCGGCGTGGCGAAGCGATGCAAGCAGCGTCGGATGTCGTCGAAAGCGGCATGGCTAGCGTCGTAGGGCTGGAGCTTGAAAAGCTACAGGCCGTCTGCGATGAAGCTCGGCAAGACGAGGAAGTGCTTCGCCCTGCGAATCTACTATGCCCTGGAAACATCGCAATTTCAGGTCATTTGTCCGCGATCGATCGCGCGGAACCGATCGCCGAAACGGCGGGTGCGATGAAGGTGATTCGCTTGACCGTTGCCGGAGCATTTCACACGTCCTTGATGCAATCGGCAGTCGAAAAATTGGCCGAAGCTCTCGATGCCGTCGAAATGGCGGATACGCGAATTCCGGTTTACAGCAACGTCGACGGAATGCCACATACCAAGGCGAGCGAGATCAAAGACCTGCTAAGCCGGCAAGTCGTCAACCCCGTCCTTTGGGAAGCTTCCATCCGCAAGATGATGGAGGATGGAATCAAGGGGTTCATGGAGGCAGGGACGGGGCGGATTTTGCAAGGAACGCTGAAGAGAATCCACCGAAAAACGCCGAGCGAAGGCTTCGGTGACGGGCCCTGA
- the fabF gene encoding beta-ketoacyl-ACP synthase II translates to MQTRSERRVVITGMGVVTPLGLDVTTFWNRLTAGESGVHELTLLDTSQYKIHFGGDIPEFNLDGIVEHREVKRLDRFTQFAVHAGHQAVGDSGLDFSGLDRFRCGVIIGSGVGGLGEIEAQIERMIKKGPDRVSPFTVPKMMLNAAGGNISITYGLRGPNYAVATACASATNAMGDAMRSIRLGETDVMVTGGSEAAITPMGLAAFQNMKALSTRNDEPTLASRPFDADRDGFVMGEGAGVLVFEELQHALARGAKIHAEVLGYGTTSDAGHITAPDPNGSGASAAMQAAIDDAGIDPTQVDYVNAHGTSTPLGDKAESQAIKNVFGEHAYKLSVSSTKSSLGHSLGASGGIEAVVVCKTLQESLIPPTINLTNPDPNCDLDYTPIEAKRREVRIAISNSFGFGGHNACVVLKKYE, encoded by the coding sequence ATGCAAACGCGATCGGAACGTCGTGTCGTTATTACAGGCATGGGGGTGGTAACGCCTCTCGGGCTAGACGTTACTACTTTTTGGAATCGGCTGACCGCGGGCGAGTCGGGTGTCCATGAACTAACGCTACTCGACACAAGTCAATACAAAATTCATTTCGGCGGCGATATTCCCGAGTTCAATCTCGATGGCATTGTCGAACATCGTGAAGTCAAACGACTCGACCGGTTCACCCAGTTCGCGGTCCACGCCGGACATCAAGCGGTCGGTGATTCTGGTTTGGACTTCTCGGGACTCGATCGCTTCCGATGCGGTGTCATCATCGGTAGTGGCGTTGGTGGATTGGGCGAAATCGAAGCTCAGATCGAACGGATGATCAAGAAAGGGCCTGATCGCGTCAGCCCGTTTACCGTTCCTAAAATGATGCTCAACGCCGCCGGCGGAAACATCTCGATCACTTACGGCCTGCGTGGCCCTAACTACGCCGTTGCGACCGCTTGTGCAAGTGCTACCAACGCGATGGGCGATGCGATGCGAAGTATTCGGCTGGGCGAAACCGATGTCATGGTCACCGGCGGTAGCGAGGCGGCAATCACCCCGATGGGTCTAGCTGCATTTCAAAATATGAAAGCACTCTCCACACGCAACGACGAACCGACGCTTGCCAGTCGTCCGTTTGACGCCGATCGCGATGGCTTTGTGATGGGCGAAGGTGCCGGAGTTCTGGTCTTTGAAGAACTCCAGCATGCACTTGCTCGCGGTGCAAAGATTCATGCCGAAGTACTCGGTTATGGAACCACCAGCGACGCGGGACACATCACGGCGCCCGATCCCAACGGATCCGGCGCATCGGCTGCGATGCAAGCAGCGATTGACGACGCAGGTATTGATCCGACGCAGGTCGATTATGTCAATGCTCACGGCACCAGCACTCCGCTAGGTGACAAGGCAGAATCGCAAGCCATTAAGAACGTTTTTGGTGAACACGCCTACAAACTGTCGGTGAGTAGCACCAAGAGTTCGCTTGGCCATTCTCTCGGTGCAAGTGGTGGGATCGAAGCGGTTGTCGTTTGCAAAACGCTGCAGGAATCGTTGATTCCACCTACGATCAACCTGACCAATCCCGACCCGAATTGCGATCTCGATTACACGCCGATCGAAGCCAAGCGGCGTGAGGTTCGAATTGCGATTAGTAATAGTTTCGGTTTCGGCGGGCACAACGCCTGTGTCGTCCTCAAAAAGTATGAGTAG